From the Brassica napus cultivar Da-Ae chromosome A8, Da-Ae, whole genome shotgun sequence genome, one window contains:
- the LOC106361568 gene encoding casein kinase 1-like protein 11 codes for MDQEVVIGGKFKLGRKLGSGSFGELYLGINIQTGEEVAVKLEPVKTRHPQLQYESKIYMFLQGGTGVPHLKWFGVEGEYSCMVIDLLGPSLEDLFNYSNRIFSLKSVLMLADQLICRVEYMHSRGFLHRDIKPDNFLMGLGRKANQVYIIDYGLAKKYKDLQTQKHIPYRENKNLTGTARYASVNTHLGIEQSRRDDLESLGYVLMYFLRGSLPWQGLRGGTKKQKYDKISEKKMLTPAEILCKSYPSEFTSYFHYCRSLRFEDKPDYSYLRRLFRDLFIREGYQLDYVFDWTNLKYPQTGSSSRPRPTPRPALDLTGSPADRSQKPTVGKDLRERFSGAIEALTRRNVSSQGAAHGDRSTRYRSSDVKKDKQESSDRHRSSSRNGSRGVMSSSRPVSSAEPSENRSSRLFSSTSQRVQQSSESKPSSAAAGHEDAIRRFELLTIGSGKKRK; via the exons ATGGATCAAGAAGTAGTCATCGGTGGAAAGTTTAAGTTGGGTAGGAAACTCGGTAGTGGATCCTTCGGCGAACTTTATTTAG GGATCAATATTCAAACTGGAGAAGAAGTCGCAGTTAAGCTG GAACCTGTGAAGACAAGGCATCCTCAACTGCAATAtgaatccaaaatatatatgtttcttcaaGGGGGAA CTGGTGTTCCGCATCTCAAATGGTTTGGGGTGGAGGGTGAATACAGTTGCATGGTTATCGACCTTCTTGGCCCCAGCTTGGAGGACTTGTTCAACTACTCCAATCGTatcttctctttgaaatctgttCTAATGCTTGCTGATCAATTG ATATGCAGAGTTGAGTACATGCATTCCCGGGGTTTTCTTCACCGCGATATCAAACCTGACAACTTTTTGATGGGTCTTGGCCGCAAAGCCAACCAGGTTTATATCATCGATTATGGCCTTGCTAAAAAATACAAGGATCTTCAGACCCAGAAGCACATACCATACAGAGAAAACAAGAATCTTACAGGAACTGCACGGTATGCAAGTGTCAATACGCACCTTGGGATTG AGCAAAGTAGAAGAGATGATCTGGAGTCGCTTGGTTATGTGTTGATGTATTTTCTACGAGGAAG TCTTCCATGGCAAGGTCTAAGAGGTGgcacaaagaagcagaagtatgACAAGATTAGTGAAAAGAAGATGCTTACTCCTGCTGAG ATTCTTTGCAAGTCATATCCATCAGAGTTCACATCGTATTTCCATTACTGTCGGTCATTGAGATTTGAGGACAAACCAGATTATTCATATCTCAGAAGACTTTTCAGAGATCTTTTCATTCGTGAAG GTTACCAGCTCGACTACGTGTTTGATTGGACAAACTTGAAATATCCTCAGACTGGCTCTAGTTCGAGACCAAGG CCAACTCCAAGACCAGCCTTGGACCTCACAGGATCACCTGCAGACAGATCTCAAAAACCTACCG TGGGAAAGGACCTGAGGGAGAGATTTTCAGGAGCTATAGAAGCATTAACCAGACGAAATGTATCAAGCCAAGGCGCCGCTCATGGTGATCGCTCTACTAGATACAGATCTTCTGATGTCAAAAAAGACAAG CAAGAGTCTTCTGATAGACATCGTTCTTCATCTCGAAATGGAAGTAGAGGTGTGATGTCAAGCAGCAGACCTGTCTCGTCAGCTGAGCCGAGTGAGAACCGCTCAAGCCGATTATTTTCAAGTACAAGTCAGCGGGTTCAACAGAGCTCTGAATCCAAGCCATCATCGGCAGCAGCTGGACATGAGGATGCCATAAGAAGATTCGAGCTCCTTACCATCGGCTCTGGAAAGAAAAGGAAATGA
- the LOC106361569 gene encoding serine/threonine-protein kinase tricornered produces METAKAWVKKLKSKDKVKKKEAAAKEVVPKPPGGEEALSNVTKEKAAAAKLYIENHYKMQMQSLQERKERRKMLENKLADAEVSEEEQNNLLKDLELKETEYMRRQRHKMGADDFEPLTMIGKGAFGEVRICREKGTGNVYAMKKLKKSEMLRRGQVEHVKAERNLLAEVDSNCIVKLYCSFQDDEYLYLIMEYLPGGDMMTLLMRKDTLTEDEARFYIGETVLAIESIHKHNYIHRDIKPDNLLLDREGHMKLSDFGLCKPLDCSNLQEKDFTVARNVSGALQSDGRPVATRRTQQEQLLNWQRNRRMLAYSTVGTPDYIAPEVLLKKGYGMECDWWSLGAIMYEMLVGFPPFYSDDPMTTCRKIVNWRNYLKFPEEARLSPEAKDLICRLLCNVEQRLGTKGADEIKGHPWFRGTEWGKLYQMKAAFIPQVNDEMDTQNFEKFEEADKQVPKSSKSGPWRKMLSSKDINFVGYTYKNVEIVNDDQLTGIAELKKKKTKPKRPSIKSLFEEDESSEGKTTQQGSFLNLLPTQMEDAEKEGSKSSSSGG; encoded by the exons atggAGACTGCGAAAGCTTGGGTGAAGAAGCTAAAATCTAAAGACAAGGTGAAAAAGAAGGAAGCAGCAGCAAAGGAAGTAGTGCCAAAGCCACCTGGAGGTGAAGAAGCGCTTTCAAATGTAACCAAAGAGAAAGCTGCTGCTGCTAAACTTTATATTGAAAACCATTACAAAATGCAAATGCAGAGTCTCCAGGAACGAAAAGAGCG CCGCAAAATGCTAGAAAACAAATTAGCTGATGCTGAAGTCTCTGAGGAAGAGCAAAACAACTTGCTAAAGGATTTGGAGTTGAAGGAAACTGAGTACATGCGCCGTCAGAGGCATAAAATGGGAGCTGATGACTTTGAACCATTGACAATGATTGGGAAGGGTGCTTTTGGAGAG GTTAGGATCTGTAGGGAGAAGGGAACTGGCAATGTCTATGCAATGAAGAAGCTTAAGAAATCTGAGATGCTTCGCAGAGGCCAG GTGGAACATGTAAAAGCCGAGAGAAATTTACTTGCAGAAGTTGACAGTAACTGCATTGTCAAACTCTATTGTTCTTTCCAAGACGACGAGTATCTGTATCTCATAATGGAGTATCTACCTGGTGGGGATATGATGACTTTACTTATGAGAAAAGACACCCTCACTGAAGACGAGGCTAGATTTTACATTGGGGAAACTGTCCTGGCTATTGAGTCAATTCATAAGCACAACTATATCCACAG AGACATCAAGCCTGATAACCTGCTACTTGACAGAGAGGGCCACATGAAACTGTCAGATTTTGGATTGTGTAAACCGTTGGACTGTAGTAATCTTCAGGAAAAAGATTTCACAGTTGCAAGAAACGTTAGTGGGGCTCTGCAAAGTGATGGTCGCCCTGTGGCGACAAGACGCACCCAACAGGAGCAACTGCTAAACTGGCAGAGAAATAGAAGGATGCTT GCTTATTCCACAGTTGGAACTCCTGACTATATTGCCCCAGAAGTTCTGCTGAAAAAAGGATATGGAATGGAATGTGATTG GTGGTCCCTTGGCGCCATTATGTATGAAATGCTTGTGGGGTTTCCACCGTTTTATTCAGATGATCCAATGACAACTTGTAGGAAG ATTGTAAACTGGAGAAATTACTTAAAATTCCCAGAAGAGGCTAGACTGTCACCAGAAGCCAAGGATCTTATTTGTAGGCTTTTATGCAATGTTGAACAGAGGCTTGGAACCAAAGGAGCAGATGAAATTAAG GGTCACCCTTGGTTCAGAGGAACCGAATGGGGAAAATTGTATCAGATGAAGGCTGCATTTATTCCTCAAGTCAATGATGAGATGGACACCCAAAATTTTGAGAAGTTTGAAGAG GCTGACAAGCAAGTTCCAAAGTCGTCAAAGTCAGGTCCGTGGAGAAAG ATGCTCTCATCCAAGGACATAAACTTTGTGGGTTATACTTACAAGAACGTTGAAATCGTAAACGATGACCAATTAACAGGGATAG ctgagctgaagaagaagaaaactaagCCCAAGCGGCCTTCAATTAAATCCCTCTTTG AGGAGGATGAATCATCTGAAGGGAAAACAACACAACAAGGAAGCTTCTTGAATCTATTACCGACGCAGATGGAAGATGCAGAGAAAGAAGGTAGTAAGTCCAGCTCATCCGGTGGGTGA
- the LOC106361570 gene encoding DNA-damage-repair/toleration protein DRT111, chloroplastic — protein MLGGLYGDLPPPSDDDKPTGNSSSSVWSSSTKMAPPTLRKPPAFAPTQAIIRPQSKPKPLPSQYKPPPPSSSSSQSILTPAASQPALVGLTSSVIEEYDPARPNDYEDYRREKKKKAMEAEMKRELDKRRHEEEERDRERPERERESFDQTPLNISGEEAWKRRAAMSGGGRSSSPPGNNVDNGFSMGTSETSGLGVGAGGQMTAAERMMAKMGWKQGQGLGKSEQGITTPLMAKKTDRRAGVIVNASEKKVVKGVSISGEPTRVLLLRNMVGPGEVDDELEEEVGTECGKYGTVTRVLIFEITEPNFPTHEAVRIFVQFSRPEETTKALVDLDGRFFGGRTVRATFYDEVKFSKNELAPVPGEIP, from the exons ATGCTAGGTGGATTGTACGGAGATCTTCCTCCGCCGTCGGATGATGACAAACCCACCGGaaactcctcctcctccgtgTGGTCAAGCAGTACCAAGATGGCTCCGCCTACGCTACGCAAACCACCCGCTTTTGCTCCGACGCAAGCTATCATCAGACCTCAGAGCAAGCCCAAGCCTCTCCCGTCGCAGTACaagcctcctcctccttcttcttcttcctcccaaTCGATTCTCACTCCGGCGGCATCGCAACCGGCGTTGGTTGGTCTGACTTCATCGGTGATCGAAGAGTACGATCCAGCTCGACCGAACGATTACGAGGACTACAgaagggagaagaagaagaaagccatGGAAGCTGAGATGAAGCGAGAGCTCGACAAGAGACGGcacgaggaggaggagagagatagagaaaggccagagagggagagagagagttttgatcAGACTCCGCTGAATATCTCCGGCGAGGAAGCGTGGAAGAGACGCGCCGCCATGAGCGGCGGTGGGAGATCGTCGTCTCCGCCTGGAAACAACGTTGACAACGGGTTTAGCATGGGGACGTCGGAGACTAGCGGGTTGGGAGTTGGGGCGGGCGGGCAGATGACGGCTGCGGAGAGGATGATGGCGAAGATGGGGTGGAAACAAGGACAAGGGCTTGGCAAGTCGGAGCAAGGGATCACGACCCCGTTGATGGCTAAGAAGACTGATCGTAGAGCTGGTGTTATTGTTAATGCTAGTGAGAAGAAGGTCGTCAAGGGTGTGAGTATCAGTGGAGAACCAACCAGGGTCTTGCTTCTTAGAAACATG GTTGGACCTGGAGAGGTAGACGATGAGCTAGAAGAGGAGGTGGGAACGGAGTGCGGCAAATACGGAACAGTGACTCGTGTGCTGATATTCGAGATCACTGAACCAAACTTCCCTACACACGAAGCAGTGAGAATCTTTGTTCAGTTTTCAAGACCCGAGGAAACAACTAAAGCCCTTGTGGACCTCGATGGGCGATTCTTTGGAGGAAGGACAGTACGTGCAACGTTCTACGATGAAGTGAAATTCAGTAAGAACGAGTTGGCTCCAGTACCGGGTGAAATCCCTTAG
- the BNAA08G17310D gene encoding protein YELLOW LEAF 1, choloroplastic: MVVMNPSSLCVGAQPLVYLPPRFNHRPANGQFRGRYYPTRVSMQFQKKQIIFPSLRAVGTRAAARKGLDFVSKSKRSLFVCNAALNAKCSQGQTQTITRESPTITQAPTHGKVRSPKLDDGGSGFPPRHDGGGGGGGGGGESFSGGFFLFGFLMLMGYLKDLEGEHDNSH; encoded by the exons ATGGTGGTGATGAATCCGTCGTCGTTGTGTGTTGGTGCACAACCATTGGTGTACCTCCCTCCTCGCTTTAATCATCGACCAGCTAATG GACAATTTCGTGGGCGTTACTACCCTACAAGAGTTTCTATGCAATTCCAGAAGAAACAGATTATTTTTCCTTCTCTCAGGGCAGTTGGAACAAGAGCCGCTGCTAGGAAAGGACTTGATTTCGTCTCCAAGAGCAAAAGATCTCTCTTTGTATGTAACGCTGCGCTG AATGCAAAATGCAGTCAAGGGCAAACACAGACTATTACACGGGAATCACCAACAATCACACAAGCTCCCACACATG GAAAAGTGAGATCCCCAAAGCTTGACGACGGTGGAAGCGGGTTCCCACCTCGAcatgatggtggtggtggtgggggcGGAGGTGGTGGAGAAAGCTTCTCAGGTGGATTCTTCCTTTTCGGGTTTCTTATGCTCATGGGATACTTGAAAGATTTGGAGGGCGAACATGACAACAGCCACTAA